Genomic window (Arachis hypogaea cultivar Tifrunner chromosome 13, arahy.Tifrunner.gnm2.J5K5, whole genome shotgun sequence):
tgattttaaaattctaatatacGAATAGCTTTAAGTTGCTTTCATTGAATTATATTGTCCACTATcgaattataataatataaaatattttcatgtGAGAACTTGATTTGAATTTGCATTCTTCAGGgattctaaaaattaataaagcatGCATGCAAAATCATTTTCTTGAGATTTGATTTTTCATTCTCATATATATTGAGATGTGAAAATTAATTATGAAATACTATTTCAACCAACTctttaataaaattctaattttgcagttattttaacaaaaaattatttgttgAAACAATTTAAAGTGTCATCACACCAATAATTCAAGAGTCATTTTATTTGGTTTAAGGATCAATGTGGGAATTCAAAGAACCAAATAGAGCATGGAAAAAAAAATGAccaggtgaatcaaaattactggataataataaaataattaaggcCAAGATATGGATATGGATATGGATAATGATTTGGTGATGAAATTAAATAagattgaataatattttttacttaattgtTCACACCTTATATTTCAATCTCATTTGTATGTCTTTtgcaaaaaatacaaaatgacTTTTTACTTTATAGCTAAGTGTCAATGCATAATATGTgttcaatattaaataataatatatattgttgTTATTAGTTAAATAGAAGGAAGATAATGGTGATTTTGGTCCTGTGTTTGGAAAGTGTCACAATTCTGGTAGCTGTAGCCATCATTTCAGTAGCCCTGTGTTCCTTTCTGTTTGACAAACATTGGATCCTTTATCTCCCAGATGACCAACAAggacaaattattattattattattattataaaaatatttttatataaaaataataattaagaaccgttaaaaattttgatatatttaactaaattacttAATATAACATCTTAACTATTATATTTGCATAAAAACATCTTTAtgtaagtagatatttatatTGTATAAGAATTactatttatgtttttttagggtaaagtatttttttgtatttgaattttgttaaaaattttaaaaatatctttaaattttattttgttttaattttgtatcaaaattttttatttgcaacaaaaatatttttaacagttaaatttttaaaaaatttagaactaaTTCAATAATAATGCATGATAACTATGTTTGATTTGCGTGTGTTAATGAAAGTTGTTCTTATAAAATATTGCTGAAttgatcataattttttttttgaaaaattagctatTAATCTATTATGGATAAATTTgatgcaaattaaaaattttgagaacaaaattgaaagaaaataaaatttaaaaatattttaaaaaattttaacaaatttaatagacaaaaaatatactttatcttttaattaataaaatacaaaCTTAGTGACATGATTAACCTAGCTAAAAAGTTTCTAATTCAAGAAATTTCAAAAAAGAAGGGACTAAGTGAGGTTTTATATGGCGTAGCCAATTCTCAACCGTTGAAGGTTAGAATTTAGAAAGTTCTTTCTGACCTAGGGTACCCTCTTTACAttgttatattatttatttatagcgaaaaataatcaaatatgaattttattataTTGTACGTATTATAATAATTCATATtccaaatattatattaattttagtataacTCTATTTCAAATAAAGTTAGATCCTATATAACAATAATAGctaatataacaataataataataataattaattgaattattcGAATAGTCAGAATATTCATAtatgtttaaataaatattatatcttCATATcggctgattttttttatatgaaaaaaatattggtgtttttttttttaaatggaatTATTTAGTGTAATTACAGATGTGTGAATTTTGTAGGAGAAAAATCAACACGTGAGAGACGTGTTGTAACACGTGGGGCGTGCTGGATACGTGGCAGTATCCTGGCCAACACGTGAGGAGCGTATTGGACACGTGCAGCCTTTTGTTGCAACACGTAGAGGGCGTGTTGAATGATTTCTACAATATtgtaatacacttcaaatatcaatattcaatcaaaacacaatctctatttccatattaaaaataatttatgtctTCATATGTAATTAGTAATagacttttaaataaaattatgattAATGAATTATCAATCATTAACATTTCTGAACAGGAGATATcataaaaaactgaaaaaaaatataataattatataatgtcCTGTCATTGGGTTTATTTGACTTGTGTATATGAGTGAGTCTTAAAATGatataagaaaataatataatatttttgttaaaagtgTCCAAAACACACATACATTGTTACTTATAAGAGACAAGGAAGTTGCTAGTTAGCATTCATTGagaagagttgaagaagaagaagaagaagaagatgggaaGAGCTCCATGTTGTGACAAGGCAAATGTGAAGAGAGGACCATGGTCACCTGAAGAAGACTTAAAGCTCAAAGAATACATACACAAGCATGGCACTGGTGGCAATTGGATTGCTCTTCCTCAAAAAGCTGGTACTTTATTTATTCATAacaatatcttcttcttcttcttcacatcaAATCTTTAATCTTTAATGTGTATATATAGGTCTCAAGAGATGTGGGAAGAGTTGCAGGCTGAGATGGCTTAACTATCTGAGGCCAAACATTAAGCATGGAGAATTTTCTGAAGAGGAAGACAGAATCATTTGCAGCCTCTATGTTAACATTGGAAGCAGgtactatatatacatatatacataatgaACAACTTTAATTTCTCTCTTTATTATAATTACCACTTTCTCATTAATTAATCTAATCTATCCTTcattaattagaaaaaataaatcatTTAGTGAATATTTTAGTTGCTATGTATATTTGGATAGCACTACTTCATCAGCATATGCATATATTTTATTGATCTaaactatgtatatattttatgattaagATTAATGATTAACATATTTCATgattaatttctctttttttgttaattaatgttGGATATGAAATGTATGATGATGATGAACAGGTGGTCAATTATAGCAGCTCAGTTGCCAGGAAGGACTGACAATGATATAAAGAATTATTGGAACACTAAGCTCAAGAAAAAACTCATCTCTGGTTTCCTTcccaattcttcttctattcatcaAAGAaaacatcatcaacaacaacaacctcCATTTCCATCATCATCAATGTACATGGATCAATATTATGGATCTTATGTCACAGGCCTTGTTGATCCTATTTCACTTCCTTCAACTGAATACTATgcaaacacaacaacaacaacctcagTTCCATTTTACCAGCACCAAGTAGATTCCATTGTTAGCCCCAGCAGCATGCAACAAAATTATCACATGTTTGGAAGTGAAGGTAGTTGCAGTTCCTCTGATAATGGAAGCAGTATCAAG
Coding sequences:
- the LOC112736450 gene encoding uncharacterized protein; amino-acid sequence: MGRAPCCDKANVKRGPWSPEEDLKLKEYIHKHGTGGNWIALPQKAGLKRCGKSCRLRWLNYLRPNIKHGEFSEEEDRIICSLYVNIGSRWSIIAAQLPGRTDNDIKNYWNTKLKKKLISGFLPNSSSIHQRKHHQQQQPPFPSSSMYMDQYYGSYVTGLVDPISLPSTEYYANTTTTTSVPFYQHQVDSIVSPSSMQQNYHMFGSEGSCSSSDNGSSIKQEEIGYHHQGSYNNIIAFDDFNNNNKFLVMPSSFNDNNNNSIVNYDGGENITEYDLEEIKQLISVSSSVDEIKEEKQPIYYYY